The following coding sequences are from one Pirellulales bacterium window:
- a CDS encoding c-type cytochrome: MPRLLSAFLWAIACSWLCCALVDVARANDIDGGNARWIWTPEQQAEQAPPGVVYFRKTFNLGDPESGRIEITCDNRYELYVNGRQVGSGQNWQQLDTYNVERFLINGLNLIAVRAENEAAGPAGMVARVIVKQKGNTDVSHSTDASWLTNTQEVPNWQVSRLPEQGWTPAQELGELGAASPWKTGPNAEGSTAGGSRFMVAPQFRVERVVQPDAAGSLVAMAFNERGEIIASRERGPLIRVRDENGDGAPETVSVFCDQVTNCQGILPLNGDIFAIGEGPEKTALYRISDRDGDGTGETIKTLLKFTGAMQEHGPHAPVLGPDGLIYIMIGNHTSPEKTPEPTSPHKHYYEGDLVQPRYEDAGGHAVGIKAPGGVVIRTSIEGDFVETYAGGFRNAYDFAFNKQGDLFTFDSDMEWDEGLPWYRPTRINHVTPGSEFGWRSGWATWPEYFVDSLPATINIGRGSPSGVECYNHYAYPVRYHNALFACDWSLGRIIVIRTEPADGTYAARSEVFLQGRPLNVTDIAVGPEGSVYFTTGGRDTEGGVYRVVWTGKTPPRGKETGVIQAIRQPQLFSAWGRNRVANIKREMGDAWASQVTALARDPRYSADDRCRALDLMQLVGPSPTTNLLIGLTNDREPQLRAKVVDLMGIHADESTNARLLELLADADATVRRKACEALLRAESPPPVDRLLPLLAEPSPYVSWAAMRGLQAIPRQQWQDSVLRSEHPRVFLMGSVALLGLELDRPTIDAIVNRGSQLMQGFLNDRDFVDLLRVFQVALSRGQVPPAEASGLAAQLAEEYPSLDARMNRELVRLLVYLDSPIALPRMVGELDRSDNPLEEKIHLAMYLRFSKSGWSLDDKLTLLRFYEYGRTQPGGHSFKGYLDNAARDFVFGMPAEEQWQVVVSGAEMPNAALNALAKLPPQLTSEQIGAIVELDRQLVSVEGEAARRLGVGIIAVLGRSQAPDAMAHLREIFQNQPDRRQDAAMGLAQDPNGENWDLLVTSLPVLEGMAAQEVLMHLALVDRAPEKPEPMRQTILAGLRLREGGSKYAVSLLEKWTGKQFSQPTDSWDVALASWQDWFSQSYPDQPPAELPTAPEGNKWSYEQIIQYLNGDGAAAGAPERGALVFEKAQCVKCHKFGNRGEGVGPDLSGVARRFQKKEILESVLYPSQTISDQYASKTVVTTDGLTYTGIVGASGADAIVVLQSNAEKQIIANDAVDQIVPNNKSSMPEGLFNNLSLEEIADLFAYLNRPAQ; this comes from the coding sequence ATGCCACGTTTGCTCAGCGCATTTCTGTGGGCGATTGCTTGTAGTTGGTTGTGCTGCGCCCTGGTGGACGTTGCCCGCGCCAATGACATCGACGGCGGCAACGCGCGTTGGATTTGGACGCCCGAGCAGCAGGCCGAGCAAGCGCCGCCTGGGGTGGTTTACTTTCGCAAGACGTTCAACCTGGGCGACCCCGAGAGCGGGCGCATCGAGATCACCTGCGACAATCGCTACGAGCTTTATGTGAATGGGCGGCAGGTTGGCTCGGGACAAAACTGGCAACAGCTCGACACCTATAACGTCGAACGCTTCTTGATCAACGGCCTCAACCTGATCGCCGTGCGCGCCGAGAACGAGGCGGCAGGTCCGGCGGGCATGGTGGCGCGCGTGATCGTGAAGCAAAAGGGAAACACCGACGTCAGCCACTCGACCGACGCCTCGTGGTTGACCAACACGCAGGAAGTGCCCAATTGGCAGGTCAGCCGCTTGCCCGAGCAAGGTTGGACGCCGGCGCAAGAGTTGGGCGAACTGGGGGCGGCCAGCCCGTGGAAGACAGGCCCCAACGCCGAGGGTTCGACCGCTGGCGGCAGCCGGTTCATGGTGGCGCCGCAGTTTCGCGTCGAGCGGGTGGTGCAACCCGACGCGGCCGGTTCGCTGGTGGCGATGGCCTTCAACGAGCGGGGAGAGATCATCGCCTCGCGCGAGCGCGGACCGCTGATTCGGGTGCGCGACGAGAATGGGGACGGCGCGCCAGAGACGGTGAGCGTTTTTTGCGACCAGGTGACCAATTGTCAAGGCATCTTGCCGCTGAACGGCGATATCTTCGCCATTGGCGAAGGCCCGGAAAAGACGGCGCTCTATCGCATCTCTGATCGCGATGGCGACGGCACGGGTGAAACGATCAAGACGCTGCTCAAGTTCACAGGCGCGATGCAAGAACATGGCCCGCATGCGCCGGTGCTCGGCCCCGATGGGCTGATCTACATCATGATCGGCAACCACACCAGTCCGGAGAAGACACCCGAGCCGACCAGCCCCCACAAACACTACTACGAGGGAGACCTGGTGCAGCCGCGTTACGAGGACGCCGGCGGGCACGCCGTGGGCATCAAGGCACCGGGGGGCGTGGTCATCCGCACCAGCATCGAGGGAGACTTTGTCGAGACGTACGCGGGCGGGTTTCGCAACGCGTATGATTTTGCGTTCAACAAGCAGGGAGACCTGTTCACGTTTGATTCCGACATGGAGTGGGACGAGGGATTGCCGTGGTACCGCCCCACGCGCATCAATCATGTGACGCCGGGGAGCGAGTTTGGCTGGCGTAGCGGGTGGGCGACCTGGCCCGAGTACTTTGTCGACAGCCTGCCCGCCACCATCAACATTGGTCGCGGATCGCCGAGCGGGGTGGAGTGTTACAACCACTACGCGTATCCGGTGCGTTATCACAATGCGCTGTTCGCGTGCGACTGGTCGCTGGGGCGAATCATCGTGATTCGCACGGAGCCGGCCGATGGCACCTACGCGGCGCGGAGCGAGGTGTTCCTGCAGGGCCGCCCGCTGAACGTGACCGACATTGCGGTGGGCCCCGAGGGTTCGGTGTACTTCACCACTGGCGGCCGCGACACCGAAGGAGGCGTTTATCGTGTGGTGTGGACTGGCAAGACGCCGCCGCGCGGCAAAGAGACGGGGGTGATTCAGGCCATTCGCCAGCCTCAGCTATTCAGCGCCTGGGGACGCAACCGCGTGGCCAACATCAAGCGCGAAATGGGAGACGCCTGGGCGTCGCAGGTTACGGCCCTGGCGCGAGATCCGCGCTATAGCGCCGACGATCGCTGCCGCGCGCTGGACCTGATGCAACTGGTGGGGCCGTCTCCCACCACCAACCTGCTGATCGGACTGACCAACGATCGCGAGCCGCAGTTGCGGGCCAAGGTGGTGGACCTGATGGGCATACACGCCGACGAATCGACCAACGCCCGCCTGCTCGAACTGCTAGCCGATGCCGACGCCACTGTGCGCCGCAAGGCGTGCGAGGCGCTGCTGCGGGCAGAGTCGCCGCCGCCGGTCGATCGGCTGCTGCCGCTGCTCGCGGAACCAAGCCCCTATGTGTCGTGGGCGGCGATGCGGGGGCTACAGGCCATTCCACGACAACAGTGGCAAGACAGCGTGTTGCGCTCGGAGCATCCGCGTGTGTTTTTGATGGGCTCGGTGGCCCTGCTGGGGTTGGAGTTGGATCGGCCGACGATCGATGCCATCGTCAACCGTGGCAGCCAGTTGATGCAGGGATTTTTGAACGACCGCGATTTTGTCGACCTGCTGCGGGTGTTTCAGGTGGCGCTGTCGCGCGGACAAGTGCCCCCCGCCGAGGCCAGCGGCTTGGCGGCGCAGCTAGCCGAAGAATATCCGTCGCTCGACGCGCGCATGAATCGCGAACTGGTGCGGTTGTTGGTGTATCTCGACAGCCCGATCGCGCTGCCGCGGATGGTGGGTGAACTGGACCGGTCGGACAATCCGCTGGAAGAAAAGATTCATCTGGCGATGTATCTGCGCTTTTCCAAAAGCGGTTGGTCGCTCGACGATAAGCTGACGCTGTTGCGCTTTTATGAGTATGGCCGCACACAACCGGGGGGGCACAGCTTTAAGGGATATTTGGACAACGCCGCGCGCGACTTTGTGTTTGGCATGCCCGCCGAGGAGCAGTGGCAGGTGGTCGTGTCTGGCGCCGAGATGCCGAACGCGGCGTTGAACGCGCTGGCCAAGCTGCCGCCGCAATTGACCAGCGAACAGATTGGGGCGATTGTCGAGTTGGATCGACAACTGGTGAGCGTGGAGGGGGAGGCTGCGCGGCGCTTGGGGGTGGGCATCATCGCGGTGCTGGGGCGCAGCCAGGCGCCCGACGCGATGGCCCACCTGCGGGAGATATTTCAGAACCAGCCCGATCGCCGGCAAGACGCCGCCATGGGACTGGCGCAAGACCCCAACGGCGAAAACTGGGATTTGCTGGTCACCTCGTTGCCGGTGCTAGAAGGGATGGCCGCGCAAGAAGTGCTGATGCACCTGGCGCTGGTCGACCGCGCGCCGGAGAAGCCCGAGCCGATGCGACAGACAATTCTGGCGGGCCTGCGGCTGCGCGAGGGAGGCAGCAAGTACGCCGTAAGCCTGTTGGAGAAATGGACCGGCAAACAGTTCAGTCAGCCGACGGACTCGTGGGATGTGGCGCTCGCCTCGTGGCAGGACTGGTTCAGCCAGAGCTACCCCGATCAACCGCCAGCGGAGCTACCCACCGCGCCCGAGGGGAACAAGTGGAGCTACGAGCAGATCATTCAATATCTCAATGGCGACGGCGCGGCCGCCGGCGCGCCAGAACGCGGCGCTCTCGTCTTTGAAAAAGCGCAGTGCGTCAAGTGCCACAAGTTTGGCAACCGCGGCGAAGGGGTGGGGCCCGACCTGTCGGGCGTGGCGCGCCGCTTTCAGAAGAAGGAGATTCTCGAATCGGTGCTCTACCCGTCGCAGACGATCTCTGACCAGTACGCCAGCAAGACGGTGGTCACTACCGACGGGCTGACCTACACCGGCATTGTGGGGGCCAGCGGAGCGGACGCGATTGTGGTGCTGCAATCGAACGCGGAAAAGCAGATCATCGCCAACGACGCGGTGGATCAGATTGTGCCGAACAACAAGTCGTCGATGCCCGAGGGGTTGTTTAACAACCTGAGCCTGGAAGAGATCGCGGATCTGTTCGCGTATTTGAATCGTCCGGCGCAGTAA